The following is a genomic window from Capnocytophaga stomatis.
TTGTTGAACTCGTGCATCACGTTTTCATACATTCCAGTTCTTTTCTTTTCTGTATCGTTACTCATAATTTATAAATATAATAAAAATAAGCGTAAAAGTATGTATTAAAATTGATATAAACAAAAATAGTAAGTAACATTTTTTACATATTCATAAAAATATTAGCTCATCTAACGTATTATCAATGAATTAGTATTTTTGTAATACGAAAAAAATCGAAAAATAATAAAGCAAAACGAAACTATTTAAAACAAAAAATAGAAAGTTGAACTTTTAATTCACTTTCTATTTTTTAGATTTCGATATTTTTATTTAATTTTTCTGTTCTCGGTTAAAATACACCAAATAATAATACATTTGTTTTTCTTCGTCCCAACCTTTTTCAATGAATTTTTCAGCTGATTCAGGATTCACAAAATCCATTCGTATTTGAATGTTTGTATCCAACTCAATTACGTTTTTGATTTTCTTGCGAACGTCCGAAACCGCTTTATTGGCTATCGGAAAACTTGAAACATCTTCAATTTGGTATTTAGGTCCCTTTTCTACCTTATAATGTTTAAATTCAGGGATAAGTTCCGGATTATCAATTACTTCATTCACAAAAGAAGTTTCCTCGAATTCGTCATTTTTAGCAAAATAATTTATCGCACGATTCATAAACATTACCTCTTGCTTTTTATCTTCGGCAGGAAGAATCACGTCTTTGGCAAAATCTTGGCTGAATTTCAGATATTTCTTTGTGTAAAAATTTTCATCAATCAAAGCATCTACACCTAAAAAGTTTTCCAGCCAATACTTTGTATCGTAGCGATTGCTATCCACCGAAAGTACTTTGTAACCTTCTTCTTTATTGACATTGAAAACGATACACCCTTTATCCAATTTGTGAATATTCACGCCTTCTTGAATGATGATATCCAACTGATTTTGGTTTTCTTCAAATTGCAGAAAACTATGTTTCATTTCCGATTTAAAAATCCCAACAGCAGATACTTTATTGTTATCCAAATAAATATCGTGAAGCAGAGTAACATATAACTCTCCACTTTTAATATGCGGATGATTGGACTGATTATAAAGATGTTGGGCTATTTTTTTAGAAACCTCGTGAATTGAATTTTCATTTTCAAAAATGGAAGCTACCAATTGATAAAGTTCGTTGAATTCCACATCTACATCGTGTGAAAATCGGAAATAATTTTCCTCCTTTTCACGGAAAGGCTTGAAAAAATATTCCTTCAACAAACCAACTATTTCATCATTAAGCGAATAGGGCTGTTGTGACAAAAATAAGGGTTCGTTTTTACTTTGATTTCCAATACGATGGATAGATAAACTATCTATGTGTGTGGTGTAAAGATTTAGCATTTTTTATTATGATTTAAGGTTCAGAATTGAGGTTCAAAGTCAAAAACCTCAAACTTTGAACCTCAAAATATTAGTAATAATCTTCTTCTCTGAAATTGTCGTAATCTTCTTCGTCCATATCGAAGTCACTGAATTCATCTTCAAATTCGTTAAAATCATCGGCTTCAAAGAATTTTTCGGGTGCTTCGGCTGGAATTGAACCGTGAGCGAAAAGTAGAGAAGGGTAGGAGGCACCATCTTCTTCGTCTGAAATTTCTACAAGCTCCACGAAGAAAGTCCACATATTGAAAAAATCGTAAACGTAAAGCAACTTAGGTTCTTCTTCACTTACCACTGAATCCACTGATGTTTCTTCCATCAAACGAATTTCGCCACTTTCCGAAAGGTCAAAAAGGGTGATTTCCTCGCCTTGATTCCAATCATCATCGGTTAAGTAAAATGATGCCATTTCGTCACCGGCAAACCCGAATGATTGTATGATAACGTTGTGAAAATCTTCCAAAGTTGCATCTCCCTGAATTACTATGTCACGGAAAACGTCTTCTTTTACATCGAGTATAACTCTAAATTTGTATATCATTTTTAATTTAAAAATTTATTTTTCTTTCCATTTTCTTGCCAAAAGCGTGTTTTTCAGAAGCATAGCAATGGTCATTGGACCAACACCACCAGGAACAGGCGTAATGTAATCGGCTTTTTCTTTTACTTGCTCAAAATCAACATCTCCCACAATTCGGTAGCCTTTCGGAGTATTTTCATCTTTCAAACGAGTGATGCCCACGTCAACCACTGTTACACCGTCTTTTACCATA
Proteins encoded in this region:
- a CDS encoding nucleoid-associated protein, which codes for MLNLYTTHIDSLSIHRIGNQSKNEPLFLSQQPYSLNDEIVGLLKEYFFKPFREKEENYFRFSHDVDVEFNELYQLVASIFENENSIHEVSKKIAQHLYNQSNHPHIKSGELYVTLLHDIYLDNNKVSAVGIFKSEMKHSFLQFEENQNQLDIIIQEGVNIHKLDKGCIVFNVNKEEGYKVLSVDSNRYDTKYWLENFLGVDALIDENFYTKKYLKFSQDFAKDVILPAEDKKQEVMFMNRAINYFAKNDEFEETSFVNEVIDNPELIPEFKHYKVEKGPKYQIEDVSSFPIANKAVSDVRKKIKNVIELDTNIQIRMDFVNPESAEKFIEKGWDEEKQMYYYLVYFNREQKN
- a CDS encoding IS1096 element passenger TnpR family protein, with translation MIYKFRVILDVKEDVFRDIVIQGDATLEDFHNVIIQSFGFAGDEMASFYLTDDDWNQGEEITLFDLSESGEIRLMEETSVDSVVSEEEPKLLYVYDFFNMWTFFVELVEISDEEDGASYPSLLFAHGSIPAEAPEKFFEADDFNEFEDEFSDFDMDEEDYDNFREEDYY